The Microbulbifer sp. YPW1 genome contains a region encoding:
- a CDS encoding metalloregulator ArsR/SmtB family transcription factor has product MPAMPDNGDIQLDKMRAAAGEASLLLRSLGNQDRLLLLCQLCEEELCVGDLEERLDIRQPSLSQQLGVLRREGLVTTRREGKRVYYRVADPKVLTLLQTLYQLYCAE; this is encoded by the coding sequence ATGCCGGCCATGCCTGACAACGGCGACATCCAGCTAGACAAGATGCGGGCAGCTGCCGGGGAGGCCTCCCTGCTGCTGCGTTCGCTGGGCAATCAGGATCGCCTGCTACTTCTCTGCCAGCTGTGCGAGGAAGAGCTGTGTGTGGGCGACCTGGAAGAGCGCCTGGACATCCGCCAGCCCAGCCTTTCGCAACAACTGGGTGTGTTGCGCCGGGAGGGCCTGGTAACCACCCGCAGGGAAGGCAAACGGGTGTATTACCGGGTCGCTGACCCGAAGGTTCTCACCCTGCTACAAACTTTGTATCAACTGTATTGCGCGGAGTAA
- a CDS encoding MBL fold metallo-hydrolase, translated as MTEADRHPLVQPFLDTATETWSYVVYDRAGGSAAVIDAVLDFDQASGRTSTEGAEKIVQFVRENDLTVEWVLETHAHADHLSAAPFVREQLGGKIAIGDHIRQVQGIFRDVFNLEKEFLVDGSQFDHLFHDGDTFKIGALEGRVIYVPGHTPADMAWLIGDALFVGDTLFLPDVGSARCDFPGGDARALYQSVQKLLSMPAETRMFMCHDYPPNGSREHQCETTVGDQKRSNIHLHEGVSEDEFVKMRTERDATLDMPRLILPSIQVNIRAGQMPPAEENGTVYLKVPINKL; from the coding sequence ATGACTGAAGCCGATCGTCACCCACTTGTACAACCGTTTCTCGACACCGCCACAGAGACCTGGAGCTATGTGGTTTACGACCGCGCAGGCGGCTCCGCGGCGGTGATCGATGCGGTTCTCGACTTTGACCAGGCCTCGGGCCGCACCAGCACAGAAGGCGCGGAAAAGATCGTGCAGTTCGTGCGGGAGAATGACCTTACGGTCGAGTGGGTACTGGAGACCCACGCCCATGCGGACCACTTGTCGGCAGCGCCGTTTGTGCGCGAGCAGCTCGGCGGCAAGATCGCCATTGGTGACCACATTCGTCAGGTTCAGGGTATTTTTCGCGACGTGTTCAACCTGGAAAAAGAGTTTCTGGTGGACGGCTCGCAGTTTGACCACCTGTTCCACGACGGCGATACCTTCAAGATCGGCGCGCTGGAAGGGCGGGTTATCTATGTGCCCGGTCACACCCCGGCGGATATGGCGTGGCTGATCGGTGATGCGCTGTTTGTGGGCGATACCCTGTTCCTGCCGGATGTGGGCAGCGCACGCTGCGACTTCCCTGGTGGCGATGCTCGCGCTTTGTATCAGTCCGTGCAGAAGTTACTGTCCATGCCCGCGGAAACCCGCATGTTCATGTGTCACGACTACCCGCCCAATGGCAGCCGCGAGCACCAGTGTGAAACCACCGTTGGTGATCAGAAGCGTAGCAACATCCATTTGCACGAAGGTGTGAGTGAGGATGAGTTTGTAAAAATGCGTACAGAGCGCGATGCCACCCTGGACATGCCGCGACTCATTTTGCCATCCATCCAGGTGAACATCCGCGCAGGCCAGATGCCGCCGGCAGAAGAGAATGGCACCGTGTATCTCAAGGTACCGATCAACAAGCTGTGA
- a CDS encoding TIGR01244 family sulfur transferase: MDSKQLDSLVSVSAEPTLDQITALGQQGIEVVVCNRPEQEAEGQPTFAELEKAAQAGGMTFVAIPFSRGQMQPQHCLAFAELLDSGKKVHAFCRTGNRSCNLWAGARCLSGADRKELHQAAQQAGFDISGVLVSY, encoded by the coding sequence ATGGATAGCAAGCAACTGGATTCCCTGGTGTCCGTATCCGCGGAGCCGACACTGGATCAGATTACTGCTTTGGGCCAGCAAGGTATCGAAGTCGTGGTATGCAACCGCCCGGAACAGGAAGCGGAAGGGCAGCCGACGTTTGCCGAGCTCGAGAAGGCCGCGCAAGCGGGCGGGATGACCTTTGTGGCCATTCCGTTTTCCCGCGGTCAGATGCAGCCACAACATTGCCTGGCTTTTGCGGAATTGCTCGATAGCGGCAAGAAGGTGCATGCATTCTGCCGTACCGGCAACCGCTCCTGTAACCTGTGGGCGGGGGCGCGCTGCCTGAGTGGTGCCGACAGAAAGGAACTTCACCAGGCCGCGCAGCAGGCCGGATTTGATATCAGTGGCGTACTGGTGAGCTACTGA
- a CDS encoding SulP family inorganic anion transporter, which produces MKELFSRDAGRSLARFLPAAAWLPAYSLSALQKDLLAAVIVTIMLIPQSLAYALLAGLPAEVGLYASIAPLIAYALFGSSRTLSVGPVAVASLMSAAALGQVAAQNTADYLLAAMLLALLSGLFLFLLGVLRLGFLANFLSHPVISGFITASGILIAFSQLKHLMGVTAHGDNLPELAHSMFAGIGQINLYSLALGAGVVLFLIWSRGSAVRVLQRLSLSKNTAGLIVKAAPVVGVLATIFLASGFDLEGKGVKLVGEIPSGLPQLVWPNFSLELVQQLLVPAIMISIIGYVESISVGKTLAAKRRQKIDMNQELIGLGAANMASGFSGGFPVTGGFSRSVVNFDAGAETQLASVFTALGIALAAMFLTPFLYYLPKATLAATIIVAVLSLVDFSILRKTWRYSPSDFFAVLVTIVVTLLFGVEMGVSCGVLASIVLFLYRTSKPHIAEVGLVEGTEHFRNIQRHQVRTLPQILTIRVDESLMFSNAAFLEERIYGDIATTPEVKHVILMCSAINEIDWSALETLESINEQLRASGICFHLSEVKGPVMDSLSKSGFLDMLSGKIFFTQFQAFTTLRDNLDGC; this is translated from the coding sequence GTGAAAGAACTCTTCAGTAGGGATGCGGGCCGCTCTCTGGCCCGCTTTCTCCCCGCAGCTGCCTGGCTCCCGGCTTACTCCCTGAGTGCCCTGCAGAAGGATCTGCTGGCAGCGGTCATCGTCACCATCATGCTGATTCCGCAGTCTCTGGCCTATGCACTGCTGGCCGGGTTGCCGGCGGAAGTGGGCCTCTATGCGAGTATCGCACCGCTGATTGCCTATGCGCTGTTTGGCAGTAGCAGAACCCTGTCGGTCGGGCCGGTGGCAGTCGCTTCGCTGATGAGCGCGGCAGCGCTCGGGCAGGTCGCGGCCCAGAACACCGCCGACTACCTGCTGGCGGCGATGCTGCTGGCGCTGCTATCGGGGCTGTTCCTGTTTCTGCTGGGTGTACTGCGCCTCGGGTTTCTCGCCAACTTTCTTTCCCATCCGGTCATTTCCGGGTTTATCACCGCGTCCGGGATTCTGATTGCGTTCAGTCAGCTGAAGCATCTGATGGGCGTCACCGCGCACGGGGACAACCTGCCCGAGCTCGCACATTCCATGTTTGCCGGTATCGGGCAGATCAATCTGTATTCTCTCGCACTGGGTGCCGGTGTCGTTCTCTTCCTGATCTGGTCGCGGGGCAGTGCAGTGCGTGTTCTGCAGCGCCTGTCGCTATCAAAAAATACCGCCGGCTTAATCGTGAAGGCCGCGCCTGTGGTCGGTGTACTCGCGACCATTTTTCTCGCCAGCGGGTTTGACCTGGAAGGCAAGGGCGTCAAGCTGGTGGGTGAAATTCCCAGTGGCCTGCCGCAGCTTGTGTGGCCGAATTTTTCTCTGGAACTGGTGCAGCAATTGCTGGTGCCGGCGATCATGATTTCCATTATTGGCTATGTGGAATCGATTTCTGTCGGCAAGACCCTGGCAGCCAAACGTCGCCAGAAAATAGACATGAACCAGGAACTGATCGGCCTGGGGGCCGCCAATATGGCCTCGGGTTTTTCCGGTGGCTTTCCGGTAACCGGCGGTTTTTCCCGCTCGGTAGTAAACTTTGATGCGGGCGCAGAGACCCAGCTGGCCAGTGTGTTTACCGCACTTGGTATTGCCCTTGCCGCAATGTTCCTCACTCCGTTTCTGTATTACCTGCCCAAGGCCACACTGGCGGCGACGATCATTGTTGCGGTGCTTTCGCTGGTAGATTTTTCCATTCTGCGAAAAACCTGGCGTTATTCGCCCAGCGATTTCTTTGCCGTACTGGTGACGATTGTAGTGACCCTGCTGTTCGGGGTGGAAATGGGGGTGTCCTGCGGGGTGCTGGCATCCATCGTGCTGTTCCTGTACCGGACGTCCAAACCACATATCGCGGAAGTCGGGCTGGTGGAGGGCACCGAGCATTTCCGTAATATCCAGCGTCACCAGGTGCGCACACTGCCGCAGATTCTGACAATCCGTGTGGATGAAAGCCTGATGTTTTCCAACGCAGCGTTTCTCGAGGAGCGGATTTACGGAGACATCGCTACAACGCCCGAAGTCAAGCATGTGATCCTGATGTGTAGCGCCATCAATGAAATTGACTGGAGTGCGCTGGAAACACTCGAATCTATCAACGAGCAGCTGCGCGCTTCCGGGATCTGTTTCCACCTCTCCGAAGTCAAGGGGCCGGTTATGGATTCGCTGTCTAAGAGCGGCTTTCTGGACATGCTTTCGGGAAAGATCTTCTTCACTCAGTTCCAGGCGTTTACCACGTTGCGTGACAACCTGGATGGCTGCTAG
- a CDS encoding DUF1415 domain-containing protein, whose protein sequence is MTDSDPVIAQVERWLQDVVVGLNLCPFARKPLRAGQIRFVVSDATSDEVLLEELQDEFQVLDRTSMEEVETSLLILPTHLQDFHDYNFFLEEAEWLLKRQGYEGIYQIASFHPHYQFADTAPEDTENLTNRAPYPILHLLREESLERGLKNYPDPDSIPRNNILRVESLSDEEKKALFPYLFH, encoded by the coding sequence ATGACCGATAGTGATCCGGTAATTGCCCAGGTAGAGCGATGGCTGCAGGATGTGGTGGTCGGGCTCAATCTTTGCCCCTTCGCACGCAAGCCCCTGCGCGCGGGACAAATCCGCTTTGTGGTGAGCGACGCCACCAGCGATGAAGTACTGCTCGAGGAACTGCAGGATGAGTTTCAAGTGCTGGATCGAACCTCCATGGAGGAAGTGGAAACCAGCCTGCTGATCCTCCCCACCCACCTGCAGGACTTCCACGATTACAATTTTTTTCTCGAAGAGGCGGAATGGCTGCTGAAGCGCCAGGGCTATGAAGGTATCTACCAGATTGCCAGCTTCCACCCCCACTACCAGTTCGCGGATACGGCACCCGAGGATACGGAAAACCTGACCAACCGCGCCCCCTACCCCATCCTGCACTTGCTGCGCGAAGAGAGCCTGGAGCGCGGCCTGAAAAACTACCCGGACCCGGACAGCATTCCGCGCAATAACATCCTGCGGGTAGAGTCACTCAGTGACGAGGAAAAGAAAGCACTTTTTCCCTACCTGTTTCACTGA
- a CDS encoding DUF2058 domain-containing protein, protein MASLQDQLLKAGLVDKKTAKQIGKEKRKQSKVAKKSGEVQVDEAKQAAEAARAAKIARDRELNAQREAAARQKAIAAQIKQLIERNKQSKGPKGQDDIAYHFTFEKKVKKIFVSSAVQEHLTAGRLLIVGEGDHFELVPRVVADKIAERNPAMVVQPPENNTAVDEDDPYADYEIPDDLMW, encoded by the coding sequence ATGGCTTCACTTCAAGACCAACTGCTTAAGGCCGGACTGGTCGACAAAAAGACAGCCAAACAGATTGGCAAGGAAAAACGCAAACAGAGCAAAGTGGCCAAGAAGTCTGGTGAAGTCCAGGTGGATGAAGCCAAGCAGGCCGCGGAGGCCGCTCGCGCGGCTAAGATTGCCCGGGACCGGGAACTGAATGCCCAGCGCGAGGCCGCCGCCCGGCAGAAGGCGATTGCCGCCCAAATCAAACAGTTGATCGAGCGCAACAAGCAATCCAAGGGCCCCAAAGGCCAGGACGATATCGCCTACCACTTCACTTTTGAGAAAAAGGTGAAAAAGATCTTTGTCTCCAGTGCGGTACAGGAACACCTCACCGCGGGCCGCCTGCTGATCGTTGGAGAGGGAGACCATTTCGAGCTGGTTCCGCGAGTAGTTGCGGACAAGATCGCCGAGCGCAACCCGGCCATGGTTGTACAACCGCCGGAGAACAATACCGCGGTGGATGAAGACGATCCCTATGCGGACTACGAAATCCCTGATGATCTGATGTGGTAA
- a CDS encoding alpha/beta fold hydrolase gives MPTVHHDGRDIYYECTGNGPVVVLLHSFLCDGEMWNQQLTALAGKYRVINVDLRGHGKSSVADTPLDIYAMTDDVIAVLDKEQVTSATWAGLSIGGMIALRAALTHPERVSGLILLDTHAGTETRFKIFKYKTMVAIAKLLGISPLLPTVAKLMFGKHTLESQPGLVEYWKKKFAAMSLVSIENVANALCARDSLNHRLSSITQPALVLVGHDDISLPPACSEALSARLPHAQINIIPRAGHLSTLEQPQAVNRAMLDYLTAYAQRKDSVTA, from the coding sequence ATGCCCACAGTCCATCATGACGGTCGCGACATTTACTACGAGTGCACCGGCAACGGCCCGGTTGTGGTGCTGTTACACAGCTTTCTCTGCGATGGGGAAATGTGGAACCAGCAGCTTACCGCGCTGGCCGGGAAGTACCGGGTGATTAACGTAGACTTGCGTGGCCATGGCAAATCCAGCGTTGCGGATACGCCACTGGATATTTACGCGATGACGGATGATGTTATCGCGGTGCTGGACAAAGAGCAGGTCACCAGCGCAACCTGGGCGGGGCTCTCGATTGGCGGCATGATCGCATTGCGTGCGGCCCTCACCCACCCCGAGCGGGTGAGCGGCCTGATATTGCTGGACACCCACGCGGGTACCGAAACCCGCTTCAAGATCTTCAAGTACAAAACCATGGTGGCGATCGCCAAACTACTGGGTATCTCACCGCTGTTGCCCACGGTGGCCAAGTTGATGTTTGGCAAACATACCCTGGAATCCCAACCGGGGTTGGTCGAATACTGGAAGAAAAAGTTCGCTGCCATGTCACTGGTGTCGATCGAAAACGTGGCCAATGCCCTGTGCGCACGGGATTCACTGAATCACCGCCTGTCTTCCATCACCCAGCCCGCGCTGGTACTGGTGGGCCATGACGATATCTCGTTGCCACCCGCATGCTCTGAAGCCCTGTCAGCCCGTCTGCCTCATGCCCAGATCAACATCATTCCTCGCGCCGGCCATCTCTCCACACTGGAGCAACCGCAAGCCGTTAACCGGGCCATGCTCGACTACCTGACGGCCTACGCCCAGCGGAAAGACTCGGTAACCGCCTAG
- a CDS encoding YceI family protein — protein MSLKSLALLSLLALPVTALADWQLAGEDSSVNFVSVKKSTIAETHHFKSLSGTIADDGKASLTIDLASVETNIPIRNERMQKMLFDTAQFAKATVSAQVDADKLGAMKAGQTQTVSADVTVDIHGSQQTEKAHLQVTALDGNRLLITSTAPIMVNAGNYKLLEGIEKLRQVAGLDSISPLVPVSVNLVFTK, from the coding sequence ATGTCGCTCAAGTCCCTTGCGCTGCTGTCCCTACTGGCGCTGCCAGTTACCGCCCTGGCCGACTGGCAACTGGCCGGAGAAGACTCCAGTGTCAATTTTGTTTCCGTCAAGAAATCGACTATTGCGGAAACCCACCACTTTAAAAGCCTGAGCGGCACCATTGCCGATGATGGCAAAGCCAGCCTGACCATCGACCTGGCGAGCGTGGAAACCAATATCCCGATTCGCAACGAGCGCATGCAGAAGATGCTGTTCGATACTGCGCAATTTGCCAAGGCAACCGTTTCCGCACAGGTGGATGCCGACAAGCTGGGCGCCATGAAAGCCGGCCAAACCCAGACTGTTTCCGCAGACGTCACCGTTGATATTCACGGCTCGCAACAAACGGAAAAGGCCCACCTGCAGGTTACGGCCCTGGACGGCAATCGCCTGCTGATCACCTCCACCGCACCGATCATGGTCAATGCGGGCAACTACAAGCTGCTCGAAGGGATCGAAAAACTGCGCCAAGTCGCCGGTCTGGACAGTATCAGTCCCCTCGTGCCGGTATCCGTCAACCTGGTGTTTACCAAGTAG
- a CDS encoding DUF1214 domain-containing protein, which translates to MSQSVTAAPQGTDAAGTDDQTDADRADVAMSDELLEDLVTRSYQYVTMYNVNNKFAATIGGWNACDADTELKDHTTREIARPNNDTLYISCLLDLRTDPVILRVPAFDTDYASLMITAYDHYVNVPLSTRVGDFEKPLTLLIYSERTQNYDGEPVEGVDMVFEASGDFVSAVFRVMPHSQDKDRFAKITEQMKSVTPVTLSTFIGKPALPAEPVDFPAVGETDVAVFGDNLFEVMQFVFNHTTFSQDNPEDQSILALYKYFGIEPGNTFDADKVANIDKDRIRDMAERIQKETLASSADAEKMAQLQPKMFQPKGQTDLETLLTVSVFGPIGLPMEEAVYPSVSTADGKPMNAMHDYVLHMSADELPPAGAFWSLTLYDLKNGFFIPNERKKYSVGENAGMKLNDDVGISIYIAKEKPDGVPEENWLPIERKDLDLSLTMRVYVPDLEKLPGWSPPKVERVAE; encoded by the coding sequence ATGAGTCAGAGCGTGACTGCGGCGCCACAAGGCACGGACGCCGCAGGTACCGACGATCAGACCGATGCCGACCGCGCGGATGTGGCAATGAGCGATGAATTGCTGGAAGACCTGGTCACCCGGTCATACCAGTATGTGACGATGTACAACGTCAATAACAAGTTCGCCGCCACCATTGGCGGTTGGAATGCCTGCGATGCAGATACCGAACTCAAGGACCATACAACGCGCGAAATTGCGCGCCCCAACAATGACACTTTGTATATCAGTTGCCTGCTGGACCTGCGCACGGACCCCGTCATTCTCAGGGTCCCCGCCTTTGATACCGACTACGCGTCCCTGATGATCACCGCCTACGATCACTATGTGAATGTTCCCCTGTCCACCCGCGTCGGCGACTTTGAGAAACCGCTGACCCTGCTCATCTACAGCGAGCGCACACAAAACTATGATGGCGAGCCGGTGGAGGGGGTCGATATGGTATTTGAAGCCAGCGGCGACTTTGTCTCTGCGGTATTTCGCGTGATGCCCCACAGCCAGGATAAAGATCGCTTTGCCAAGATCACCGAGCAGATGAAAAGCGTAACGCCGGTAACGCTCAGCACATTTATCGGCAAGCCGGCACTCCCCGCGGAGCCCGTCGATTTTCCGGCCGTGGGTGAAACCGATGTCGCAGTGTTCGGCGACAACCTGTTTGAAGTGATGCAGTTTGTGTTCAACCACACCACCTTCTCTCAGGACAACCCCGAGGACCAGTCCATATTGGCGCTTTACAAGTACTTCGGTATTGAACCGGGGAACACTTTCGATGCCGACAAAGTCGCCAATATCGATAAGGACCGTATCCGGGATATGGCAGAACGCATCCAAAAAGAAACGCTGGCCTCAAGTGCAGATGCAGAAAAAATGGCCCAGTTGCAGCCCAAAATGTTCCAGCCCAAAGGTCAGACTGATCTGGAAACCCTGTTGACCGTGTCGGTATTTGGTCCCATCGGCCTGCCCATGGAAGAAGCGGTCTACCCAAGCGTCAGCACCGCGGATGGCAAACCGATGAATGCCATGCACGATTATGTGCTGCATATGTCTGCAGATGAATTGCCTCCAGCAGGGGCCTTCTGGTCACTGACCCTGTACGACCTGAAGAACGGCTTCTTCATTCCGAACGAAAGAAAAAAGTACAGTGTCGGTGAAAATGCGGGGATGAAGCTGAATGATGACGTCGGTATTTCAATTTATATCGCCAAGGAAAAGCCGGACGGCGTGCCGGAAGAAAACTGGCTGCCGATAGAGCGCAAGGACCTCGACCTGAGCCTCACCATGCGGGTCTACGTACCGGATCTGGAAAAGCTCCCCGGGTGGTCTCCCCCGAAAGTAGAACGGGTTGCCGAGTAA
- the ahpF gene encoding alkyl hydroperoxide reductase subunit F — MLDANVKKQLDTYLQNIVTPIEISVSADSSPKAVELSNLASEIAGLSSKIELKQENRKRTPSMAIAPAGETPRVSFAGIPMGHEFTSLVLALLQAGGHPSKADPELQEQIRNIQGEFHFETYISLSCQNCPDVVQALNLMAKLNPNITHEMIDGALFQEEVDERQIMAVPAVYLNGEYFGQGRMSLEEIVDKIDTGADARKAQELNEREPYDVLVLGGGPAGAAAAIYAARKGIRTGLVAERFGGQVMDTVGIENFISVPYTEGPKLSAGLEQHVKEYGVDIITGQRAASLQRRQMIELELESGATLASKSLVLATGARWRELGVPGEAEYRTKGVAYCPHCDGPFFKGKHVAVIGGGNSGIEAAIDLAGIVKHVTVLEFADTLRADEVLVRKARSMANIDIITNAQTTEVLGDGSKVNGLQYIDRVSGESKQLELAGVFVQIGLVPNTEFLKDSGLEMNRMGEIVIDSRGATSIPGVFAAGDATTVPYKQIVISMGAGATAALGAFDHLIRTSVSDEPAEALSMAS, encoded by the coding sequence ATGTTGGACGCAAACGTAAAGAAACAATTGGACACCTATCTGCAGAATATCGTCACTCCGATCGAGATCAGTGTGTCCGCCGACAGCAGCCCCAAGGCTGTTGAACTGAGCAACCTCGCCAGCGAAATTGCCGGCCTCTCCAGCAAGATCGAACTGAAGCAGGAGAACCGCAAGCGCACCCCGAGCATGGCCATTGCGCCAGCCGGAGAAACCCCGCGTGTAAGCTTCGCCGGCATCCCCATGGGACATGAATTCACCTCCCTGGTTCTCGCCCTGCTGCAAGCCGGCGGCCACCCGTCCAAGGCGGACCCGGAGCTGCAGGAGCAGATCCGCAACATCCAGGGTGAATTCCACTTTGAAACCTATATCTCGCTGTCCTGCCAGAACTGTCCGGACGTGGTGCAGGCGCTGAACCTGATGGCGAAACTGAACCCGAACATCACCCACGAGATGATCGACGGTGCCCTGTTCCAGGAAGAAGTGGACGAGCGCCAGATCATGGCGGTGCCCGCGGTCTACCTCAACGGTGAGTATTTCGGCCAGGGCCGTATGAGCCTCGAAGAAATCGTCGACAAAATCGATACCGGTGCCGATGCGCGCAAGGCGCAAGAATTGAACGAGCGCGAGCCCTACGACGTGCTGGTACTGGGCGGGGGCCCGGCGGGTGCCGCGGCGGCGATCTATGCAGCGCGCAAAGGCATTCGCACCGGTCTCGTGGCCGAGCGCTTCGGCGGTCAGGTCATGGATACCGTGGGTATCGAAAACTTTATCTCGGTGCCCTATACCGAGGGCCCGAAACTGTCCGCTGGCCTGGAGCAGCATGTAAAAGAGTACGGTGTCGACATCATCACCGGTCAGCGTGCTGCGAGCCTTCAGCGGCGGCAGATGATCGAGCTGGAACTGGAAAGCGGCGCCACCCTCGCGAGCAAATCCCTGGTACTCGCCACCGGTGCACGCTGGCGCGAGCTGGGTGTTCCCGGCGAGGCTGAATACCGCACCAAGGGTGTGGCCTACTGCCCGCACTGCGATGGCCCCTTCTTCAAGGGCAAGCACGTGGCTGTGATCGGCGGTGGTAACTCCGGTATCGAAGCCGCTATCGACCTGGCGGGCATCGTAAAGCACGTTACCGTACTGGAGTTCGCCGATACCCTGCGCGCGGATGAAGTGCTGGTTCGCAAGGCGCGCTCTATGGCCAATATCGACATCATCACCAATGCGCAGACCACCGAGGTGCTCGGCGATGGCAGCAAGGTCAATGGCCTTCAGTACATCGATCGGGTCAGCGGCGAGAGTAAACAACTGGAACTGGCGGGCGTCTTCGTACAGATCGGGCTGGTGCCGAATACCGAGTTCCTGAAGGACAGCGGCCTGGAAATGAACCGTATGGGCGAGATCGTGATTGACAGTCGCGGCGCCACCTCCATTCCCGGGGTGTTCGCCGCCGGTGACGCCACTACGGTGCCCTACAAGCAGATTGTTATCTCCATGGGCGCCGGTGCCACCGCCGCGCTGGGTGCCTTTGATCACCTGATCCGTACTTCGGTCAGCGACGAGCCGGCAGAAGCCCTGTCGATGGCCAGCTGA
- the ahpC gene encoding alkyl hydroperoxide reductase subunit C: MANYINSEIKPFSAKAYQSGDFFDVSDADLKGKWSVVFFYPADFTFVCPTELGDLADNYAEFQKLGVEIYSVSTDTHFTHKAWHDTSETIGKIQFPMIGDPTGTITRNFGVMIEEEGIADRGTFVIDPEGKIQIVEINAGGIGRDAQDLLRKIKAAQYVAAHPGEVCPAKWKEGEETLAPSLDLVGKI, translated from the coding sequence ATGGCTAACTACATCAACAGCGAAATCAAACCGTTCAGCGCCAAGGCCTACCAGTCTGGAGACTTCTTCGACGTGTCCGACGCGGACCTGAAAGGCAAGTGGTCTGTGGTCTTCTTCTACCCGGCGGACTTCACCTTCGTGTGCCCGACGGAGCTGGGCGACCTGGCCGACAACTACGCCGAGTTCCAGAAGCTGGGTGTTGAGATCTACTCCGTCTCTACCGACACCCACTTCACTCACAAGGCCTGGCACGACACTTCCGAGACCATCGGCAAGATCCAGTTCCCGATGATCGGCGACCCCACCGGCACCATCACCCGCAACTTCGGTGTGATGATTGAGGAAGAAGGCATCGCGGACCGCGGCACCTTCGTGATCGATCCGGAAGGCAAGATCCAGATCGTTGAAATCAACGCTGGCGGTATCGGCCGCGACGCCCAGGACCTGCTGCGCAAGATCAAGGCTGCCCAGTACGTTGCCGCCCACCCGGGTGAAGTGTGCCCGGCCAAGTGGAAGGAAGGTGAAGAAACTCTGGCGCCTTCACTGGACCTCGTAGGCAAGATCTAA
- a CDS encoding cation:proton antiporter regulatory subunit, whose translation MSEIYIPEGSKFVGKTIAETQLDEHDINVLTLYRGAKIIPNPKQERVLEPYDKLLCFGKLEAMRGMVPAKTRRRRQPDISDLPADAYSAADIEPVE comes from the coding sequence GTGAGCGAAATCTATATCCCTGAAGGATCCAAGTTTGTGGGGAAAACGATCGCCGAAACCCAGTTGGACGAACACGATATCAATGTGCTGACGCTATACCGCGGAGCAAAGATTATTCCAAACCCCAAGCAAGAGAGAGTACTGGAGCCCTACGACAAACTGCTGTGCTTCGGCAAGTTGGAAGCCATGCGCGGTATGGTTCCCGCAAAGACGCGCCGCAGGCGTCAGCCGGATATCTCGGATCTGCCTGCTGATGCATATTCTGCAGCCGATATCGAGCCGGTGGAGTAG